Proteins co-encoded in one Leishmania panamensis strain MHOM/PA/94/PSC-1 chromosome 22 sequence genomic window:
- a CDS encoding prefoldin 5-like protein (TriTrypDB/GeneDB-style sysID: LpmP.22.0630): MSINVYQLPIEQLEGLKEQLDNDVRSLGAAYDGLYNGRTRYQDNHDVVVQYGALLENAANTEAAQEVLVCMTSSLFVRGTVVQSDKVLVDVGTGYFLEQSMEHAKKYFTSRAAQIKESMDQIEKTIMMKQRQQNQVIDALQQKTLAMQRYREGHGNE; this comes from the coding sequence ATGAGTATCAACGTCTATCAACTACCCATTGAGCAGCTCGAAGGCCtcaaggagcagctggacaATGATGTGCGTAGCCTTGGGGCAGCTTACGACGGCCTCTACAACGGCCGCACTCGCTACCAGGACAACCACGACGTCGTTGTCCAGTACGGTGCCCTTTTGGAGAACGCGGCCAACACAGAagcggcgcaggaggtgctcgTGTGCATGACGTCCTCACTCTTTGTACGCGGCACCGTTGTGCAGAGTGACAAGGTGCTGGTGGACGTCGGCACCGGTTACTTCCTGGAGCAGTCGATGGAGCACGCAAAAAAGTACTTCACATCTCGTGCGGCGCAGATCAAGGAGAGCATGGACCAGATAGAGAAGACAATCATgatgaagcagcggcagcagaaccAGGTCATTGATGCACTCCAGCAGAAGACactggcgatgcagcgctaCCGCGAAGGGCACGGGAATGAGTGA
- a CDS encoding guide RNA associated protein, GAP2, putative (TriTrypDB/GeneDB-style sysID: LpmP.22.0610) encodes MLLTHRLTLSMPLVRSGCGRLSWQSTRTRGTCCPSLTVAALCASHRYQSSPGPTNDDARASGPQVALTSRTAKVKYEEVWQLWNEGNLFSLHVAQMRDFLADVGIIVDPTAKKAAVVRRMEAYLHDKDSSEQHGGAAAAVGAAKGAGKEGEQGYGNWAGAGATQPETLLDLAQAGFYQGTANMVPKAFQLLTTGSCAEAVVSRVNTSTFPGFPANTECYTLSSSDATGALQTRYSKVLQWCLLNMNNLRMDGELTVELGKLLLTPAAMRYGEAVVSVYTLQQRLQLTKPYTWVSTAPESAIPLVDAFLTERGFQPVRKNARLTYEGGIKRAKDKLEVVLNDQMKVEGVYGEWVDVQTAFCTSVEKPDCRILLRSRPAVSAQDRETYTRIPVIEFADDDVNDVLPPENGQLVYLSENETRHFERLNDKGIAIAVRETKRQPLIVLRDEEEDPRLEYQISVTIPASAGSHTMDVRAVGLEVLTLADEMSTLLKEPFNEAYRCAPALGAGSVAATA; translated from the coding sequence ATGCTGCTCACGCACCGACTGACGCTGTCCATGCCACTGGTGCGGAGCGGCTGTGGGCGACTCTCATGGCAGTCTACCCGCACCCGGGGTACGTGTTGCCCATCTCTTACTGTTGCTGCACTTTGTGCATCCCATCGCTACCAGAGCAGCCCTGGCCCAACCAACGATGACGCTCGTGCCTCCGGGCCACAAGTGGCGTTAACTAGCAGAACGGCGAAGGTGAAGTATGAGGAGGTGTGGCAGCTGTGGAATGAAGGCAATCTCTTCTCGCTGCATGTGGCGCAGATGCGCGACTTTCTGGCCGACGTCGGCATCATTGTTGATCCGACGGCaaagaaggcggcggtggtgagacGTATGGAGGCGTACCTGCACGACAAGGACAGCTCtgagcagcacggcggcgctgctgccgccgtgggAGCTGCCAAGGGCGCAGGCAAGGAGGGCGAACAGGGCTACGGCAACTGGGCTGGCGCGGGCGCGACGCAGCcggagacgctgctggatTTGGCTCAGGCAGGATTCTATCAGGGAACGGCAAACATGGTGCCAAAGGCATTTCAGCTGCTTACGacgggcagctgcgccgagGCTGTTGTCAGTCGTGTGAACACCTCCACCTTCCCGGGATTTCCAGCCAACACAGAGTGCtacaccctctcttcctctgatGCAACCGGAGCCCTACAGACGCGCTACAGCAAGGTGCTTCAGTGGTGCTTGCTAAACATGAACAACCTCCGCATGGATGGCGAGCTTACCGTGGAGCTTGGAAAGCTACTGCTCACTCCCGCAGCGATGCGGTACGGCGAGGCTGTCGTATCAGTTTAtacgctgcagcagcgcctccagctgaCAAAGCCGTACACATGGGTCTCCACAGCGCCGGAGAGTGCCATTCCCCTCGTGGACGCGTTTTTGACGGAGCGTGGATTCCAGCCTGTTAGGAAGAACGCGCGTCTCACCTACGAGGGCGGTATCAAGCGCGCCAAGGACAAGCTTGAGGTCGTGCTGAACGATCAGATgaaggtggagggggtgTATGGGGAGTGGGTCGATGTGCAGACGGCCTTCTGCACTTCTGTGGAGAAGCCGGACTGCCGCATTCTGCTGCGTTCGCGCCCTGCCGTCAGTGCCCAGGACCGTGAGACGTACACCCGCATCCCTGTGATTGAGTTCGCTGATGACGATGTGAACgatgtgctgccgccggagAACGGCCAGCTCGTTTACCTCTCCGAGAACGAGACGCGCCACTTCGAGCGACTTAACGACAAGGGCATCGCCATTGCTGTGCGAGAGACGAAGCGGCAACCACTTATTGTGCTGcgggacgaggaagaggatcCGCGACTGGAGTACCAGATTAGCGTAACCATCCCGGCAAGTGCCGGCAGCCACACCATGGACGTTCGCGCCGTTGGCTTGGAGGTGCTGACTCTGGCCGATGAGATGTCAACTCTTCTGAAGGAGCCCTTCAACGAGGCGTACAGGTGCGCCCCCGCGCTCGGTGCTGGTAGCGTTGCTGCGACTGCGTAA
- a CDS encoding hypothetical protein (TriTrypDB/GeneDB-style sysID: LpmP.22.0650), with amino-acid sequence MPRTAPTKGRHISYNADGELCMTVVDPVTRKLLIPTQYIFETRAQQRGTLPSLCQLFLAGRCRKGQGCYQLHADWEAVQRLRSQVDSLPCCCPTHGDKDHIGVLENAPLRESVSLGHPHSHHHANGDQSSADAAAVAESSIGANDVVLYVPGCSFFEGSYAPLDRVSYTLGLRRLLEEQRVVLAPPTARISLLNQSTGFPEEKVVADASAATVCRLHAMGRCRYAEECKFLHLCKDLTAADPQLTASPTTGGVNGTADCAAPGSFEASTTTTGLTSGTESSATACDRRLKGSLYHGYSGASTTVGGAPVRQSVFNSISLQQQLPLGNGSAMAADPAGVAAMVKAGSASSLQLSHSMSYPQDPSMIMLADEGAGSVHGSSRPYLMGCGGAAESSRLLVPQREDVSNGIDGAGSASAVSYLSKSFNGCRVSAVGTASLTQRSLAVESGTTPHMMNVCTVSFPNSGQQNNSMASAASYGFSSTKGSRVRVSLSLPGASSTSVLTFGAALGTPNSSEKTNSPSEEGALGMSMRSHHSFSRLVPQMHASSNPTRWHHNPYLATWPKTDAPHECISRSSTFRCHPDGFYARPIARAA; translated from the coding sequence ATGCCACGAACAGCCCCCACCAAGGGTCGCCACATCTCCTACAACGCAGATGGCGAACTCTGCATGACGGTAGTGGACCCGGTGACGCGCAAGCTCCTCATCCCGACGCAGTACATCTTTGAAACCCGCGCTCAGCAGCGTGGTACACTGCCATCGCTCTGTCAGCTCTTTCTTGCTGGTCGGTGCCGCAAGGGTCAGGGCTGCTACCAGCTCCACGCCGACTGggaagcggtgcagcgacTCCGATCTCAGGTGGACAGcctgccctgctgctgcccgacTCATGGGGATAAGGACCACATCGGCGTCTTAGAGAACGCCCCGCTGCGCGAGTCCGTCTCGCTTGGCCATCCCCACTCTCATCACCATGCGAATGGCGATCAAAGTAGCGCcgatgcggcagcggtggccgaGTCGAGCATCGGAGCGAACGACGTTGTGCTCTACGTTCCGGGTTGTTCCTTCTTTGAGGGGAGCTACGCGCCTCTGGATCGCGTGAGCTATACTCTTggactgcgccgcctgctggaAGAGCAGCGCGTTGTGCTTGCCCCGCCCACGGCGCGCATCAGTCTGTTGAACCAGAGCACCGGGTTCCCTGAGGAGAAGGTCGTTGCGGACGCGTCTGCGGCGACGGTGTGCCGCCTGCACGCGATGGGCCGCTGCCGGTACGCCGAGGAGTGTAAATTCCTGCACCTCTGCAAGGACCTCACGGCGGCCGACCCGCAGCTTACCGCATCTCCGACCACGGGCGGCGTAAACGGCACCGCTGACTGCGCCGCTCCTGGATCCTTTGAGGCGAGCACCACGACTACAGGCCTCACGAGCGGCACAGAGAGCTCAGCCACGGCTTGCGATCGCCGGTTGAAGGGTTCACTTTATCACGGCTACTCAGGCGCTTCCACCACAGTGGGCGGCGCCCCCGTACGCCAGTCTGTGTTCAATTCCATCagccttcagcagcagctgcctctcGGGAACGGCAGCGCTATGGCGGCGGACCCTGCTGGGGTTGCTGCCATGGTGAAGGCCGGGTCGGCTTCCTCCCTGCAGCTGTCGCACAGCATGTCGTACCCCCAGGACCCGTCCATGATAATGCTGGCAGACGAGGGCGCCGGGAGCGTGCACGGCTCGTCGAGGCCGTACCTGATGGgttgcggtggtgctgctgagaGTAGTCGGCTGCTGGTGCCCCAGCGCGAGGACGTCAGCAATGGCATCGACGGCGCTGGCTCCGCCTCTGCGGTGTCCTACCTGTCAAAAAGTTTCAACGGATGCCGTGTCAGCGCCGTTGGGACGGCGTCGCTGACGCAGCGGTCGCTGGCGGTGGAGAGTGGGACTACGCCCCACATGATGAACGTGTGCACCGTTAGCTTTCCTAACAGCGGTCAACAAAATAATTCCATGGCATCAGCGGCTTCATATGGGTTCTCGTCAACGAAAGGCAGCCGTGTTCGCGTATCCCTCAGCCTCCCTGGGGCCAGCTCCACCTCAGTGCTGACGTTCGGCGCTGCACTAGGCACGCCGAACAGCTCAGAGAAGACGAACTCGCcgtcggaggagggggctCTGGGAATGTCGATGAGAAGCCACCACAGCTTTTCGCGGCTCGTGCCCCAAATGCACGCCTCGTCAAACCCCACGCGCTGGCATCACAACCCGTACCTGGCCACATGGCCCAAGACGGATGCTCCACATGAGTGTatcagcaggagcagcaccttCAGGTGCCACCCCGATGGCTTCTACGCACGGCCGATCGCGCGCGCGGCGTGA
- a CDS encoding hypothetical protein (TriTrypDB/GeneDB-style sysID: LpmP.22.0640) encodes MLRACLWDHVTLPYTPPSPCVLFYLVPGDPVWRVSVPNARGEYPDLVPGLPYQEWHGMEPHYLQEYAPPSLNIHQSAEVAWEELPTPPFDDFKRFLASSENAAAK; translated from the coding sequence ATGCTGCGCGCCTGTTTATGGGATCATGTGACGCTTCCATacacgccgccgtcaccgtgCGTACTCTTCTACCTCGTGCCAGGCGACCCAGTATGGCGTGTGAGCGTGCCGAATGCTCGCGGCGAGTACCCAGACCTCGTCCCAGGGCTACCCTACCAAGAATGGCATGGCATGGAGCCGCACTACCTGCAGGAGtacgcgccgccgtcgctgaaCATACACCAATCGGCTGAGGTTGCATGGGAGGAGCTACCGACACCACCCTTTGACGACTTCAAGCGTTTCTTGGCATCATCGGAGAACGCCGCTGCGAAATGA
- a CDS encoding glucoamylase-like protein (TriTrypDB/GeneDB-style sysID: LpmP.22.0620), producing the protein MSHSFPCLPYSTESAMRLGSYARLPDDAAGEGSSSSMGSSGRWADALLKNTSHGVASASSAVRELESQFAHRPLSPDGSWAANTVAIPACAPPRQRRSEATRASQNHHCNSLAIGVAPPRAFAVAVHPPLSRGAQRAISGAAPALASASSATASVTSHTSTKSTAPASAMLTSYQPLNHGSVPLPRSLVTAAPAGPSHASALFAVQQNGCHPPKPAVNTVERRSTRDSAPAPKHVQPFQALPHTQRGEGTPNCSGGSSSGGVLTSAATPYPVPATYASSPFFQRVDDTAPPPQSLPDVPHAAASMVGVTAQDDENPMLQLQDITPITNTGDSRQESQLLSHSRAAPQMGGDSGLFTYDHETANRDGGAGATPAVSFVTAGVAAGGPLPFPGVGNAVITGDAPPWGTLPHAQPPLCSAAQVLSRQQPMFSPCERIINQSVSAGPFSKSASPSDTARLPGTPGGLSTSQSVTMCSTGKRRRRGGVSATAAHNTAMSSTGPLTSPESVSRHFSAIYASSPPSSSAYASGRDQCSSTLLTPGSNGPSFQTAFTASSSPSAYACAPHQYHLPCQQYPIDGFGDHGGPFPPSHLTATPLSTWASGPGAAFATTMAMTVGQVRGSASATAISAQDTAGGTPALSALARSASGVSLEKRLLHASRAELTQVLLELARCNWEASRFIHSKAFFFAFRHKHGGEVVESCEGCAAAASATTARGAAAGKNGEHYACQDGLGSDALSKGVDMPNGDRPREQSDVLKQPAAEAATPSSAAAVNDHIIARCIFPMEAADDEDGDGDDSPAMVGHPDPTVTEGGTADATMPQRHPCSEDRAFSTELHPCLRWYGACRNTTSCIYANVPRNVCLNWIRGSCMTNTECNGVHRLPSPCPPEIRRIYELNHGLACRGTPAMAYAIGSSFGHALPIPPPFPTCTSPAPAPFSSGSVAAAAPENSNADALAAELAENCAGANAAFVMCGGMTEELGESEGVVHTPKNQAIQKDTFLGGDSTPHRRPQGCDVEQSISSMTTLEKCGVTHATTTGDASLWDSYGAATKANAGGPVDHEMMQYTDSILGAGAADPPCFFYGGVPLGSRKGGMVSSAGSSRCSTAEGCESRLDSVSRYLGPQLDRAATTVPHCDDGWPDSAVIGSAPQQQQADAKSINSICRCIFEAKGPFHVVPARHAGDMTGTLADAEDECDFSVPTAGTRTRVQSPLYR; encoded by the coding sequence ATGAGCCACAGCTTCCCCTGTCTACCCTATTCCACAGAGTCGGCGATGCGACTAGGGTCGTATGCGCGTCTGCCAGACGACGCAGCCggcgagggcagcagcagcagcatgggCTCATCAGGGCGGTGGGCGGATGCGCTTCTCAAGAATACGTCACATGGCGTTGCCTCTGCATCATCAGCGGTAAGGGAACTCGAGTCGCAGTTCGCACACAGACCCCTGTCGCCTGATGGCAGCTGGGCTGCAAACACTGTCGCCATCCCCGCctgcgcgccaccgcggcagcgacgcagtgAGGCAACCAGGGCCTCACAGAATCATCACTGCAACTCGCTTGCCATTGGCGTCGCGCCTCCGCGCGCTTTTGCCGTTGCGGTGCATCCACCGTTGTCACGTGGCGCACAGCGAGCTATCAGTGGGGCAGCCCCAGCGCTCGCATCGGCTTCGTCAGCCACTGCGTCGGTGACCTCACACACATCGACGAAGAGTACCGCGCCTGCTTCAGCCATGCTAACCTCTTACCAGCCTCTGAATCACGGGTCTGTGCCACTTCCTCGGTCGTTGGTGACGGCTGCGCCCGCTGGCCCAAGTCACGCCTCCGCCCTTTTTGCCGTGCAGCAAAACGGATGCCACCCACCAAAGCCCGCCGTAAATACTGTAGAGCGGAGGTCGACTCGTGACAGCGCACCGGCGCCCAAGCATGTGCAGCCGTTTCAAGCGCTGCCCCACACtcaaagaggggaaggcaCTCCCAACTGCAGTGGTGGTAGCAGCAGTGGGGGTGTTCTTACATCCGCGGCAACGCCCTACCCCGTCCCAGCCACCTACGCTTCATCGCCTTTTTTCCAGCGCGTGGATGacactgcgccaccaccgcagtcgTTGCCGGATGTgccgcacgcagcagcttcgATGGTTGGGGTCACCGCGCAGGACGACGAGAACCCaatgctgcagctgcaagaCATAACGCCCATAACGAACACTGGTGACTCCCGACAAGAGTCTCAGCTGCTCAGCCACTCACGTGCAGCCCCGCAAATGGGGGGTGACAGTGGACTGTTCACATACGACCACGAGACTGCCAAccgcgatggcggcgctggcgccacGCCGGCAGTTTCTTTCGTCACGGCAGGCGTCGCGGCCGGGGGGCCGTTGCCTTTCCCAGGCGTTGGGAACGCCGTCATCACGGGCGATGCACCACCTTGGGGCACGCTTCCGCACGCCCAGCCGCCACTGTGTTCAGCGGCCCAAGTTCTTTCCCGCCAGCAGCCGATGTTCTCTCCGTGTGAGCGCATCATCAACCAAAGCGTGTCTGCCGGGCCCTTTTCCAAGTCCGCCTCGCCTTCTGACACGGCGCGGCTACCTGGCACTCCGGGTGGATTGTCCACATCGCAGAGCGTAACCATGTGCAGTACTGGGAAGCGAAGGAGACGCGGCGGCGTGTCGGCTACTGCCGCCCATAATACTGCGATGAGCTCTACTGGTCCTTTGACGTCGCCGGAGAGTGTCAGCAGACACTTTAGTGCCATCTacgcgtcatcgccgccgtcctcgtcgGCGTACGCCAGTGGCCGTGACCAGTGCTCTTCGACTCTTCTAACCCCTGGCAGCAACGGACCTAGCTTCCAGACAGCATTTaccgccagcagctctcCGTCTGCGTACGCATGTGCTCCACACCAGTATCATCTTCCATGCCAGCAGTACCCCATCGATGGGTTTGGCGACCATGGCGGACCGTTTCCGCCGTCACACctgacggcgacgccactATCCACCTGGGCGTCAGGGCCGGGAGCTGCCTTTGCAACGACAATGGCGATGACAGTAGGCCAAGTACGAGGGAGCGCATCGGCAACCGCGATATCCGCACAAGACACTGCAGGAGGAACGCCAGCTTTGTCAGCTCTTGCGCGTAGCGCGTCTGGAGTGTCTCTGGAGAAGCGGTTGCTGCACGCAAGCAGAGCCGAGCTGACGCAGGTCTTATTGGAGTTGGCGAGGTGCAACTGGGAGGCATCGCGCTTCATCCACTCCAAGGCGTTCTTCTTTGCATTTCGCCACAAGCACGGCggtgaggtggtggagagttGTGAaggctgtgcagcagctgcctcggcaacgacagcaagaggcgccgccgcgggtAAGAATGGCGAGCACTACGCTTGCCAGGACGGATTGGGTAGTGATGCTCTCTCGAAGGGTGTGGACATGCCCAACGGCGACCGTCCTCGTGAGCAGTCAGACGTGCTTAAGCaaccagcagcagaggcggcgacccccagcagcgccgcagcggtgaACGACCACATCATTGCTCGCTGCATCTTCCCAATGGAGGCAGCAGATGACgaggatggcgacggcgacgactcCCCGGCTATGGTTGGGCATCCTGACCCGACAGTGACGGAGGGCGGTACTGCCGATGCAAcgatgccgcagcgccacccatgTTCAGAGGATCGGGCCTTTAGCACGGAGCTGCACCCGTGCCTCCGTTGGTACGGCGCGTGCCGCAACACAACGAGCTGTATTTACGCGAATGTGCCGCGCAACGTGTGCCTCAACTGGATTCGCGGCTCTTGCATGACCAACACCGAGTGCAATGGTGTGCACCGACTTCCTTCCCCATGTCCGCCTGAGATTCGCAGGATCTACGAGCTGAACCACGGCCTCGCGTGTCGCGGCACACCTGCCATGGCGTACGCAATCGGGTCCTCTTTTGGCCATGCCCTCCCTATTCCACCACCGTTTCCGACCTGCACCTCgccggcaccagcgccgttCTCGAGCGGAagcgttgctgcagcggcccCCGAAAATTCGAACGCGGAtgctctcgctgctgagCTTGCAGAGAACTGCGCTGGTGCCAACGCAGCGTTCGTCATGTGCGGCGGTATGACGGAGGAGCTGGGCGAGAGTGAGGGGGTTGTGCACACCCCTAAGAACCAGGCGATCCAGAAGGACACTTTCCTTGGTGGCGACAGcacgccgcaccgccgtccaCAGGGGTGTGACGTGGAGCAAAGCATATCGTCGATGACAACGTTGGAGAAGTGTGGCGTCACCCATGCGACGACTACTGGAGACGCTAGCTTGTGGGACTCATATGGCGCGGCAACCAAGGCGAATGCTGGAGGGCCGGTTGACCACGAAATGATGCAGTACACAGACAGCATCCttggtgctggtgcggcggACCCGCCGTGTTTCTTCTATGGCGGTGTGCCACTAGGAAGTCGGAAGGGTGGCATGGTGTCCTCAGCTGGTAGTAGTCGCTGTAGCACTGCTGAGGGCTGTGAAAGCCGCTTGGACTCCGTCAGCCGATACCTTGGGCCCCAGCTCGATCGCGCAGCTACGACGGTGCCTCACTGCGACGATGGGTGGCCAGACAGTGCGGTCATAGGATCGGCAcctcaacagcagcaggctgATGCAAAGAGCATCAATTCCATCTGCCGTTGTATCTTCGAGGCCAAGGGACCTTTCCATGTGGTACCAGCTCGGCATGCTGGTGATATGACGGGGACATTGGCTGACGCAGAGGACGAGTGTGACTTCTCCGTGCCTACTGCAGGCACCCGTACGCGGGTGCAATCGCCGTTGTATCGGTGA